A genomic window from Balaenoptera acutorostrata chromosome 20, mBalAcu1.1, whole genome shotgun sequence includes:
- the RETREG3 gene encoding reticulophagy regulator 3 isoform X1, whose amino-acid sequence MAEAEGVAVAPGPASGQTFRGRRSMSGSWERDQQVEAAQRALVEVLGPYEPLLSRVQAALVWERPARSALWCLGLNAAFWFFALTSLRLVFLLAFSSMIIVCIDQWKSKIWPEIKVPRPDALDNESWGFVHPRLLSVPELCYHVAEVWVSGTIFIRNLLLFKKQNPGKFCLLSCGILTFLAVLGRYIPGLLLSYLILVTVMMWPLAVYHRLWDRVCVRLKPALQRLDFSVRGYMMSKQRERQLRRRGLHPERAGDNHSDSEEELAAFCPQLDDSTVARELAITDSEHSDAEVSCTDNGTFNLSRGQTPLTEGSEDLDGHSDPEESFARDLPDFPSINVDPAGLDDEDDTSIGMPTLMYRSPPGAEEPQGPPASRDEAALPELLLGALPAGSNLTSNLASLVSQGMIQLALSGASQPGPAGLPPRRATRGVLRAPSSDLDTDAEGDDFELLDQSELNQLDPASSRSH is encoded by the exons ATGGCGGAGGCTGAGGGGGTGGCCGTGGCCCCAGGCCCAGCTTCGGGGCAGACTTTCAGGGGCCGCCGCAGTATGTCAGGCTCCTGGGAGCGTGACCAGCAGGTTGAGGCGGCGCAGCGGGCCCTGGTGGAGGTGCTGGGGCCTTACGAGCCTCTGCTGAGCCGTGTGCAGGCAGCCCTGGTGTGGGAGCGGCCAGCCAGGAGCGCCCTGTGGTGCCTGGGGCTGAACGCGGCTTTCTG GTTCTTTGCCCTGACATCCCTTCGTCTTGTGTTTTTACTTGCATTCAGCTCAATGATCATTGTgtgtatagatcaatggaagagcaAAATCTGGCCTGAAATAAAAG TGCCAAGACCCGACGCATTAGACAATGAGAG CTGGGGCTTTGTGCACCCTCGGTTGCTCAGCGTGCCCGAGCTCTGCTACCACGTAGCTGAAGTCTGGGTTAGTGGGACCATTTTCATAAGGAaccttttgcttttcaaaaagcaaaacccaGGCAAG TTCTGCTTGCTGAGCTGTGGGATACTGAcctttttggctgtcttgggccGCTACATCCCTGGGCTCCTGCTCTCCTACTTAATTC TTGTCACCGTCATGATGTGGCCCCTTGCTGTGTACCACCGACTGTGGGATCGAGTGTGTGTACGGCTGAAGCCAGCTCTGCAGCGGCTGGACTTCAGTGTCCGTGGTTACATGATGTccaagcagagagagagacaat TGCGCCGCAGAGGTCTACACCCAGAACGTGCTGGGGACAACCACAGTGACAGTGAAGAGGAGCTTGCTGCCTTCTGTCCTCAG CTGGATGATTCTACTGTTGCCAGGGAATTGGCCATCACAGACTCTGAGCACTCGGATGCTGAGGTCTCCTGTACAGACAACGGCACATTCAATCTTTCACGGGGCCAGACACCTCTAACAGAAGGCTCTGAAG ACCTAGATGGTCACAGTGATCCAGAGGAATCCTTTGCCAGAGACCTTCCAGACTTTCCTTCCATTAATGTGGATCCTGCTGGCCTGGATGATGAGGACGATACCAGCATCGGGATGCCCACCTTGATGTACCGTTCCCCACCAGGGGCCGAGGAGCCTCAGGGCCCCCCGGCCAGCCGGGACGAGGCTGCACTGCCGGAGCTTTTGCTTGGCGCCCTGCCTGCAGGATCCAACCTCACCAGCAACCTTGCTAGCCTGGTCTCCCAGGGCATGATCCAGCTGGCCCTGTCAGGGGCCTCCCAGCCAGGCCCTGCTGGCCTACCTCCCCGGAGAGCCACAAGAGGTGTCCTCCGGGCCCCCAGTTCAGACCTGGACACTGATGCTGAGGGGGATGACTTTGAACTTCTGGACCAGTCGGAGCTGAATCAGCTGGACCCTGCCAGTTCCAGGAGCCACTGA
- the RETREG3 gene encoding reticulophagy regulator 3 isoform X2 has product MIIVCIDQWKSKIWPEIKVPRPDALDNESWGFVHPRLLSVPELCYHVAEVWVSGTIFIRNLLLFKKQNPGKFCLLSCGILTFLAVLGRYIPGLLLSYLILVTVMMWPLAVYHRLWDRVCVRLKPALQRLDFSVRGYMMSKQRERQLRRRGLHPERAGDNHSDSEEELAAFCPQLDDSTVARELAITDSEHSDAEVSCTDNGTFNLSRGQTPLTEGSEDLDGHSDPEESFARDLPDFPSINVDPAGLDDEDDTSIGMPTLMYRSPPGAEEPQGPPASRDEAALPELLLGALPAGSNLTSNLASLVSQGMIQLALSGASQPGPAGLPPRRATRGVLRAPSSDLDTDAEGDDFELLDQSELNQLDPASSRSH; this is encoded by the exons ATGATCATTGTgtgtatagatcaatggaagagcaAAATCTGGCCTGAAATAAAAG TGCCAAGACCCGACGCATTAGACAATGAGAG CTGGGGCTTTGTGCACCCTCGGTTGCTCAGCGTGCCCGAGCTCTGCTACCACGTAGCTGAAGTCTGGGTTAGTGGGACCATTTTCATAAGGAaccttttgcttttcaaaaagcaaaacccaGGCAAG TTCTGCTTGCTGAGCTGTGGGATACTGAcctttttggctgtcttgggccGCTACATCCCTGGGCTCCTGCTCTCCTACTTAATTC TTGTCACCGTCATGATGTGGCCCCTTGCTGTGTACCACCGACTGTGGGATCGAGTGTGTGTACGGCTGAAGCCAGCTCTGCAGCGGCTGGACTTCAGTGTCCGTGGTTACATGATGTccaagcagagagagagacaat TGCGCCGCAGAGGTCTACACCCAGAACGTGCTGGGGACAACCACAGTGACAGTGAAGAGGAGCTTGCTGCCTTCTGTCCTCAG CTGGATGATTCTACTGTTGCCAGGGAATTGGCCATCACAGACTCTGAGCACTCGGATGCTGAGGTCTCCTGTACAGACAACGGCACATTCAATCTTTCACGGGGCCAGACACCTCTAACAGAAGGCTCTGAAG ACCTAGATGGTCACAGTGATCCAGAGGAATCCTTTGCCAGAGACCTTCCAGACTTTCCTTCCATTAATGTGGATCCTGCTGGCCTGGATGATGAGGACGATACCAGCATCGGGATGCCCACCTTGATGTACCGTTCCCCACCAGGGGCCGAGGAGCCTCAGGGCCCCCCGGCCAGCCGGGACGAGGCTGCACTGCCGGAGCTTTTGCTTGGCGCCCTGCCTGCAGGATCCAACCTCACCAGCAACCTTGCTAGCCTGGTCTCCCAGGGCATGATCCAGCTGGCCCTGTCAGGGGCCTCCCAGCCAGGCCCTGCTGGCCTACCTCCCCGGAGAGCCACAAGAGGTGTCCTCCGGGCCCCCAGTTCAGACCTGGACACTGATGCTGAGGGGGATGACTTTGAACTTCTGGACCAGTCGGAGCTGAATCAGCTGGACCCTGCCAGTTCCAGGAGCCACTGA